Within the Nocardioides aurantiacus genome, the region CGAGGTCTTCACGGCCTCGGCGGGCGGGTGGTCGACGGGGTCGGTCGGCTGCGGGGGCCGCTGTTCGGGCTGCTGCTGAGGCGACGGCGGCTGGGTCACGGGGCGACGGGCCGGACGGGCGAGTGCTCGGAGGTCCTCAGACCTCGAGCAGCTCGGCTTCCTTGGTCTTGAGCATCTCGTCGATCTGGTCGACGTGCTTCTTGGTGGTCCCGTCGAGCTTCTTCTCCGCGCCGGTGACGTCATCCTTGCCGACCTCCCCGTCCTTCTCCAGCTTCTCCAGCGCCTGCTTGGTGTTGCGGCGGATGTTGCGCACGGAGACCTTGCCGTCCTCGGCCTTGGCGCGGGCGATCTTGATGTACTCCTTGCGGCGCTCCTCGGTCAGCTCGGGGAAGACGCAGCGGATGATCTTGCCGTCGTTGGAGGGGTTCACGCCCAGGTCGCTGTCGCGGATGGCGCGCTCGATCGCCGGCAGCGCGCTCATGTCGTACGGCGCGACCAGGATGATCCGGGCCTCCGGCGCCGTGAACGAGGCGATCTGCTGCACGGGGGTGGGCGTGCCGTAGTAGTCCGCGGTCAGCTTGGAGAACATCTGCGGGTTGGCCCGGCCGGCGCGGATCGCGGCGAACTCCTCGCGGGTGACCTCGACGGCCTTCGCCATGCGCTGGTCGGCGTCGGTCAGGGACTGGTTGATCGTCACGGGGTTCTTCTCTCCTAGCGTGGGTGGCGCCCGTCGCTGCCGGGTCCGGCGCTGACGAGCGTTCCGATCTTCTCACCCTGGACGACGCGCAGGATGTTGCCTTCCGGACTCATGCCGAACACGACCATGGGCAGCCTGTT harbors:
- the frr gene encoding ribosome recycling factor, encoding MNQSLTDADQRMAKAVEVTREEFAAIRAGRANPQMFSKLTADYYGTPTPVQQIASFTAPEARIILVAPYDMSALPAIERAIRDSDLGVNPSNDGKIIRCVFPELTEERRKEYIKIARAKAEDGKVSVRNIRRNTKQALEKLEKDGEVGKDDVTGAEKKLDGTTKKHVDQIDEMLKTKEAELLEV